Sequence from the Paenibacillus tundrae genome:
AATTTTCGATGATACGAATGAGAAATGCAAAGGAGTGATTACGAATCGTTAACTTTCCAAGGATTGAAACGGATCGATTAGTACTGCGAGAACTGACTATGTCGGACGTTCAAGCGGTGTTCCAGCATTTCTCGGATGCAACGGTGACTCAATTCATGGATATTGAGCCTTGTGTGAGCCTTACTGAAGCAGAAGAGATCATCCAATTTCATATTGACGATTCAGGTTGTAGATATAGTCTGTTTCATAAGCTGAACCAGAAGCTTGTAGGCACGTGTGGGTTCCATTGTTGGAATCAAGGGCAGCCTTCCAAAGCGGAGATTGGCTTCGATTTGTCTGCATCCTATTGGGGTCAAGGTCTAATGTATGAAGCACTGACCGAGGTCGTCAAAATCGGCTTTGACCTCATGAAAGTTGATTATATTGAGGCAACGGTGGAGCAAGAAAATGCTCGATCCATTAGACTCCTGCAGAAGATGAATTTTCATAAACATGATGAGCTTGTTGACAAGCTACTCTATTATACGTTAACTATGAAAGAAGCAGCAGGTACTTCGTAGCACACGAATCTAATAAAAAAGGAACAGGTGAAAGTTATGAACTCGCCCAATATCACATTACGACGTATTACAAAAGAAAATGAATTAGCTTGTATAGCTCTCAAACCGCGAGAAGATCAATTATCACTCGTTGCTACTAACGCTGATTCACTTGTACATGCGGTAAAAGAGGTTACTTCGATACCTCACGGAATCTATGCAGATGATCTTATGGTCGGGTTTGTCCTATTTGACAACGAAATGTATTCAGATGGATACTATTGGATTTTGCGGCTGATGATTGACGAAAAATATCAGGGGCAGGGTTATGGTAGAAGTGCGATCAAGGAAATTATGAATCAATTGAAAGATAGAACGGATTGTAGACAAATTAGAGTGTCACATGTGCCTCACAATACAGTAGCTAATCGCTTATACAAGCGGTGTGGATTTCAAGAAACAGGTGAGTTTGAAGACAATGGAGACATCATTTTGAGCTATTCATTTGAGGTGAATGGACATGGTGATTAGAACAGTTTCGCTATGTCTAATTCGTAAAGGGGATAACATTTTAGTTCAGGAAATCGTTGATCCAGTTGTTAAGCAAACCTTCTATAGACCCATTGGCGGAACCGTAGAGTATGGTGAGAACAGCAAAGATACAATTATCCGAGAAGTAAAGGAAGAAATAGATGCGGAGATCAAAGAGCCAAAGTTGCTGTTCGTTATCGAAAATATTTTTGCATACTTAGATAATGTAGGACATGAAGTTGATTTTATATATGAAGCGGAATTAGTTGATCGAAGTTTGTACGATAATAATGAAATTCAAGGCATAGAAGGGACTACTCCGTTTAAAGCGGTATGGAAATCGATCCATGAACTCTCATCACTTACGTCACATGCACAAGCGAAACTTGTCCCCGATGGGTTGTTAG
This genomic interval carries:
- a CDS encoding GNAT family N-acetyltransferase, whose translation is MRELTMSDVQAVFQHFSDATVTQFMDIEPCVSLTEAEEIIQFHIDDSGCRYSLFHKLNQKLVGTCGFHCWNQGQPSKAEIGFDLSASYWGQGLMYEALTEVVKIGFDLMKVDYIEATVEQENARSIRLLQKMNFHKHDELVDKLLYYTLTMKEAAGTS
- a CDS encoding GNAT family N-acetyltransferase gives rise to the protein MNSPNITLRRITKENELACIALKPREDQLSLVATNADSLVHAVKEVTSIPHGIYADDLMVGFVLFDNEMYSDGYYWILRLMIDEKYQGQGYGRSAIKEIMNQLKDRTDCRQIRVSHVPHNTVANRLYKRCGFQETGEFEDNGDIILSYSFEVNGHGD
- a CDS encoding NUDIX hydrolase, which translates into the protein MVIRTVSLCLIRKGDNILVQEIVDPVVKQTFYRPIGGTVEYGENSKDTIIREVKEEIDAEIKEPKLLFVIENIFAYLDNVGHEVDFIYEAELVDRSLYDNNEIQGIEGTTPFKAVWKSIHELSSLTSHAQAKLVPDGLLDLLLSGTSDPRNTVEHYRSSSIRT